Part of the Rhodothermales bacterium genome is shown below.
AGAAGGAAGATCATGGCACTCGTGCTCGCAGCAAGTCTGTTGTCTCCGAACGTCGGCTTGATGTTCTGGATCACCATCACGTTTCTGTTGCTCATGTTTGTTCTCCGACGCTTTGCGTGGGGTCCGATCACGAGTGCACTGACGACGCGTGAACATCGGATCGAAGAGTCCATTCGCAGCGCCGAAAAGGCGCTGGAGGAGGCTCGCCAGATCCAGGCGGACAATACCAAAGCGCGGCAGGAGGCCGAACAGTCTGCCCAGCAGATTCTCCGCGACGCCCGCGCATCCGCCGACAGCCTCCGATCGGAGGAGATGGAGAAGACGCGGAGCCAGATTCAACGTATGCAGGAGCAGGCTACTGCAGAGATCGAACGGGAGAAAGAAGGCGCACTGGACGAACTTCGGACGGAAGTAGCTGACCTCGCTATCAAAGCGGCGGAGAAGATTCTTTCCGAATCTCTGGATGCGACGCGACAGCGAAAGCTGGTCGACGGTTTTCTTAAGGACTTGTCGAAAAACTGAATAGCGAACCGGCCCAGTCTGACATGAGCGATATCCTGGTAGCAAGACGGTACGCAAACGCGCTGCACAACTCGGCGCAGGCGACCGGCCAACTCGAAGAGGTCGACAGAGACGTCGATCTCATTCGATCAAGCCTGGATGCGTCTCGGGAGCTCGTTCGTTTCTTCGAAAGCCCGATCGTTTCGCGCGAGCGGAAAGCCCGCGTTGTGCAATCGCTGTTCGCAAGTCGCGTGGCGGAGACTACTCTCAAATTTCTGGACCTGCTGATTCAGAAGCGCAGGGAGAACATCTTCCCGCAGATGGTGGTCGCGTATCGGTTGCTTCGTGACGAACAGCTGGGAGTGGTCGGTGCCGCGGTTCGTTCCGCCGTACCCATGACGGATGAGGAAGAGCAGCGAATTGGCACTGCTCTTGAATCGTGGACCGGCATGAAAGTGAATCTAGATGCCCGGTCCGACGCGGGGCTTATCGGAGGCATGATCGTGCGCATCGGCGACACCGTGTACGACGGGAGCGTTCGCAACAAACTGGAGCACCTGCGTGAGCAGTTCACGTCAGGGGTGACACGAACAGATTGATCACGGAATGCAGAACTTCATTCCATTACTAGTCCGAACGTAGACACAGACTTTATGGCAACGGCAATTCGACCCGACGAGGTAACAGCGGTCCTCAGGAAAGAACTTGGGGGCTTCGACTCCGCGACGGATGTGTATGAAGTCGGCACGGTGCTCCAGGTTGGAGATGGCATCGCCCGCATTTACGGACTATCGAATGTGGAGGCCGGTGAGCTCATCGAGTTTCCCTCCTCCGGCGTGATGGGCATGGTCCTGAACCTGGAAGAAGACAATGTTGGCGCCGTGCTCTTCGGAGAGGTTGACGAGGTAAAGGAGGGAGACGAAGTCCGTCGAACAAAGCGCATCGCCTCGATCGAAGTCGGCGAGGGGATGATTGGCCGTGTGGTCGACGCGCTCGGTATGCCTGTCGATGGCCGCGGTGCGCTGAGCGGAAAGACGTACAAGATGCCAATCGAGAGGAAGGCGCCCGGTGTCATCTTCCGCGAACCGGTAAAGGAGCCGCTTCAGACGGGCATCAAGGCGATCGATTCCATGATTCCCATCGGTCGCGGACAACGCGAGCTGGTCATCGGTGATCGCCAGACGGGCAAGACCGCGGTGCTGATTGATACGATCATCAACCAGAAATCAACGCACGAGACCGACTCGCCCGTATTTTGCATCTATGTGGCCATAGGCCAGAAGAACTCGACGGTCGCGCAGGTTCGTGCTGCTCTTGAAGAGAACGGCGCGATGGACTACACCGTGATCGTGAATGCACCCGCTGCCGTGCCTGCGACGATGCAGTTCCTTGCGCCCTTTGCAGGTGCCTGCATAGGCGAGTTCTTCCGGGACACGGGTCGTCACGCCCTTGTGATCTACGACGACCTCTCCAAGCAGGCAGTTGCTTATCGGCAGGTGTCGCTGCTGCTTCGTCGGCCGCCGGGCCGCGAGGCGTATCCAGGTGACGTCTTCTATCTGCACTCTCGACTTCTTGAAAGAGCAGCAAAGGTGATTGGAAGCGACGAAGTCGCGCGGCAGATGAACAACGTGCCGGACTCGATCAAGTCAATGGTAAAGGGTGGCGGATCGCTGACGGCTCTGCCCGTGATTGAGACTCAGGCAGGCGATGTGTCCGCATACATTCCCACGAACGTAATTTCGATCACGGATGGACAGATATATCTGGAGGCCAATCTGTTCAACGCGGGTGTTCGCCCGGCCATCAACGTCGGTATCTCCGTGAGTCGTGTGGGCGGTAACGCGCAGATCAAGGCCATGAAGAAAGTGGCCAGTACGCTCCGAATTGATCTTGCACAGTTCCGCGAATTGGAGGCCTTTGCCAAGTTCGGGTCTGACCTCGATGCGTCGACGCAGCGTCAGTTGACTCGTGGCGAGCGGCTTGTGGAGATCCTGAAACAGGGTCAGTTCGATCCGGCGACGGTCGAGAATCAGGTGGCGATCATCTATGTGGCCACGCAAGGATTTCTGGATTCGATCCCCGCAGCCAGGGTCAAAGCGTTCGAGCAGGAATTCCTGGAGAGAATGTCACTGAGACATGCGGAAGCGATGGCAACTGTGCGTCAGTCTGGAATCGTGTCCGATGAGGTAGAGGCTGCGTTGAAGAAGGAAGCCGAAGAGCTGGTCGCTCTCTACAATCAATAAGTGGTTCTGATCGTCGATGGCAAGTCTACGCGACATACGGAATCGGATTGCGTCCGTAAAGAACACGCAGCAGGTGACGCGTGCCATGAAGATGGTCGCGGCAGCGAAGCTCCGGCGTGCCCAGGAGCGGATTCTGCGGACAAGGCCGTATTCGTATCAACTGGGCAAGATCATCAGCCACCTGAAGG
Proteins encoded:
- the atpF gene encoding F0F1 ATP synthase subunit B, with the protein product MALVLAASLLSPNVGLMFWITITFLLLMFVLRRFAWGPITSALTTREHRIEESIRSAEKALEEARQIQADNTKARQEAEQSAQQILRDARASADSLRSEEMEKTRSQIQRMQEQATAEIEREKEGALDELRTEVADLAIKAAEKILSESLDATRQRKLVDGFLKDLSKN
- a CDS encoding F0F1 ATP synthase subunit alpha, with the protein product MATAIRPDEVTAVLRKELGGFDSATDVYEVGTVLQVGDGIARIYGLSNVEAGELIEFPSSGVMGMVLNLEEDNVGAVLFGEVDEVKEGDEVRRTKRIASIEVGEGMIGRVVDALGMPVDGRGALSGKTYKMPIERKAPGVIFREPVKEPLQTGIKAIDSMIPIGRGQRELVIGDRQTGKTAVLIDTIINQKSTHETDSPVFCIYVAIGQKNSTVAQVRAALEENGAMDYTVIVNAPAAVPATMQFLAPFAGACIGEFFRDTGRHALVIYDDLSKQAVAYRQVSLLLRRPPGREAYPGDVFYLHSRLLERAAKVIGSDEVARQMNNVPDSIKSMVKGGGSLTALPVIETQAGDVSAYIPTNVISITDGQIYLEANLFNAGVRPAINVGISVSRVGGNAQIKAMKKVASTLRIDLAQFRELEAFAKFGSDLDASTQRQLTRGERLVEILKQGQFDPATVENQVAIIYVATQGFLDSIPAARVKAFEQEFLERMSLRHAEAMATVRQSGIVSDEVEAALKKEAEELVALYNQ
- the atpH gene encoding ATP synthase F1 subunit delta, coding for MSDILVARRYANALHNSAQATGQLEEVDRDVDLIRSSLDASRELVRFFESPIVSRERKARVVQSLFASRVAETTLKFLDLLIQKRRENIFPQMVVAYRLLRDEQLGVVGAAVRSAVPMTDEEEQRIGTALESWTGMKVNLDARSDAGLIGGMIVRIGDTVYDGSVRNKLEHLREQFTSGVTRTD